One genomic segment of Hordeum vulgare subsp. vulgare chromosome 2H, MorexV3_pseudomolecules_assembly, whole genome shotgun sequence includes these proteins:
- the LOC123430516 gene encoding clavaminate synthase-like protein At3g21360 produces MGEAAAVVAASRDGFFGLGGCKGQVEIDGEQVPLVLTPGSEEVSGHDHKALVAALVANREWVEEKVVANSGVLLRGFGVRDAVEFDAIVDALGWPDIRYVGPAPRTHVHGRIWTANEGPLEEFIYYHHEMVLIKEFPGKVILFCEVPPPEGGETPFVPSFRVTERALQEFPDMVEELDARGLRYTFTALSKDDTKSMRGRGWEDAFATTDKAVAEQRARALGMDVEWLPEEGGVRTILGPRKLTQVFPGRKGRRMWFNTVVGMHGKELSSATFADGSEIPADFVRRCGEIIEEESIQFRWEKGDVLILDNLATLHGRRPSLPPRRVLVATCK; encoded by the exons ATGGGAGAAGCTGCAGCAGTTGTCGCCGCCTCGCGCGACGGCTTCTTCGGCCTCGGCGGGTGCAAGGgtcaggtggagatcgacggcgaGCAGGTGCCACTGGTGCTGACGCCGGGCAGCGAGGAGGTGAGCGGCCACGACCACAAGGCGCTGGTGGCGGCCCTGGTGGCCAACCGTGAGTGGGTGGAGGAAAAGGTGGTGGCCAACAGCGGCGTGCTGCTGCGCGGCTTCGGCGTGCGCGACGCCGTGGAGTTCGACGCCATCGTCGACGCGCTCGGGTGGCCGGACATCCGGTACGTCGGCCCCGCCCCGCGCACCCACGTCCACGGCCGCATCTGGACCGCCAACGAAGGCCCCCTCGAGGAGTTCATCTACTACCACCACGAGATGGTCCTC ATCAAGGAGTTCCCGGGTAAGGTGATCCTCTTCTGCGAGGTGCCGCCGCCGGAGGGCGGGGAGACGCCGTTCGTGCCGAGCTTCCGGGTGACGGAGCGCGCGCTGCAGGAGTTCCCGGACATGGTGGAGGAGCTGGACGCCAGGGGGCTCCGCTACACCTTCACCGCGCTGAGCAAGGACGACACCAAGTCCATGCGGGGGCGAGGGTGGGAGGACGCCTTCGCCACCACCGACAAGGCCGTGGCCGAGCAGAGAGCCCGTGCGCTGGGCATGGACGTGGAGTGGCTGCCGGAGGAAGGCGGTGTGAGGACCATCCTCGGCCCGAGGAAGCTCACGCAGGTGTTCCCGGGCCGGAAGGGCCGGCGGATGTGGTTCAACACCGTGGTGGGGATGCACGGCAAGGAGCTCAGCTCCGCCACGTTCGCCGACGGTTCCGAGATACCGGCGGACTTCGTCCGGCGCTGCGGCGAGATCATCGAGGAGGAGAGCATCCAGTTCCGGTGGGAGAAGGGTGACGTGCTCATCCTCGACAACCTCGCAACGCTCCACGGCCGCCGCCCGTCGCTGCCGCCCAGGAGGGTCCTCGTCGCCACATGCAAGTGA